TGTAAGATACATGATGGAGCTATAGTTCATCATACCATTCCTTGCATGCTCTGTTGTGTGCCATAGTAGCTATCAAGGGTTACTGCTCTTGAGCTTAATTTGTCCTACAAATAAAATTCCTCGATGTTAGTTATTTTTAttcctttacaaaataaaataattctagCACAGTCCACAAAGTAGCATCGGACTTTCCTGAGTTAGTTCTACCGAAGCACAATTAAACCACATACACAAAAACATTATTTCCAGTATGACACAACTTAAAGCACATAATGgaataacccaaaaataaagtGTTTCTTTACAGGCCAACTATTCATAAGAAGGGACAAACCATTTGCTGCAAGCTGTCTTGTGTGCTAACGGTCATAACATCTGACTCGGAGTTCACCTGCAATTTATGAAGGAGGTCATATTTAATGAATATCACTTGAATACAAACATAAGCAAGCCAGTCGCAATCAACAGCTaacctttcttttcttggtcggattcttttttttatttgtcctcCCCATGCTTCTACTTTGGTTATCTTCTTCAATGCAAAGTAGACCGTGAGTGTCTGATGTGCCAACTTCTGTGAGACTCTTACTAGAATTGTTCATACTCACACAGCTTCCAAAAGCTTCATCTAGTGTGCGGATTGCAAGACTGTAACTCTCCTGAGAAAGGGATCCCTCTTCACTCAGTTTCATTGCCCGTTGACATATATCGTTGTAACGTTGCATCCTAGATTGTACCAGTTCAGATACTTCTCCCAATAAATGCCTACTCTTTGCATCTTTTGTCCAACGTTTCAAAATATATTGAGATGGGATGGCAGAAAGGCCACAAATTTGAAGAACAATCATTGCATGTCTACAAAGATAACCTTTGTATTCATATAACCGGCATATACAAGATATTTctgatttcatttcattccatatAACCATGAAGTCTTGACTCCTGTCAAATTCTTGAACTCGGAAAGTAGTGATTGCCTCatcttgtctttcttttttaggaTGACAAGCAACTACACCAAGAAGCTCAGCTTGAAATTTCTTGAACACAGCATGTGTGTATACCACAGAAACACTCTTCTCCAACGGTGAAGGAGATTTTAATGTAGGCTGTTTGTTCCAAGTATCAGAATCTGCCTTGGCTTCCTCTTCATACCGATCCTGTAGAATTAATTCATACTGTTTCACAAATTCTTGTACTGTGGTTTTCTTGTgcacaaatttatcaaaaaaggaATTTACACTCTCTGATCGCTGAACTGTTGACATTCCAGCCAAACAAACATCCTTCATGTATGTTGGCACCCATAGTTTACGATCATCATATAGTGACTGCATCCATTCATCCTCTTTGAGCTCAAATCTTTCAAGAATTTTCCACCACCGTTTTTCAAACTCTTCATTTGTCCATGACCTGTGGAtgcatttttcaaattttgccaTAAAACTTTCATGCCGTTTCATTGTGTGACCAAGATTTTCAGAAACCTTCCCCAATATATGCCACAAACAAAAGCAATGGCGAGTATCTGGAAAGACCTCTAAAACAGCTGATTTCATGGCTTTGTCATGGTCAGTGATTAATACTTTTGGAGCTTGCCCACCCATTGCTTTCAGCCATGTCTGCATTAGCCAAGAAAATGTAGTCACACTTTCATCTGATATCAGAGCACATCCAAGCAACATAAATTGATAGTGTTGATTCACTCCAATAAATAGAGCAAGTGGCATCTTATATTTGTTTCTAACATACGTAGTATCAAATGAAACTACATCACTGAAAGTGTTGTAGTCATGCCTACTTTTAGCATCAACCCAGAACAAACTTTTTAGCCGTTGATCTTCTCCCAGATCTATTGCATAAAAGaagtttgaatttatattttgcatCTGTATGAAAAAATCAAGCAAGATCTTAGCATCTCCTGTCTCTAGTGCCAAATTTCGACCTTTATCAAATGGATTTTTGGGGTCATTCTTAAGACCAACAACATTTTTGTATTCAGCAAATTGTCTAGCCATTGCAGCATACATCTTTCTTGTTTGTTCACTTACAGCCTGGGCTGGTAACAGCTCATGGTTGTGCTCCTTAACAAAACTATGTATAACCCATTTTCCATCCGGCCTTCTCTTCACATGCATACTTGCTTTGCAGTCTGTCTTTGAACACGACCGTCGACCCGTTGCATTTTCAGAGTCTGGCTTGTTCTGCCTGGCACGTGGTCGATTATAGGATTTGTCATACTCTCGCTTTGTCCCATATCGAGAACAAGCAAATTTTGCATCAATAAATTCTCTTGAAGTCTTTGAACGGCGGCTGTTTTGTATTGCAGTATTGAATCCCATAGACCGAGCATATTCTTGATAGAATGAGTATGCTTCCCCATGAGATTCAAATTCCATACCAGAAAGTGGCTCAAGATTGGTATCTTCTTTAAACACTCCCATATCCACTATGGGAGAATTCAAATCCCCACCATCTTCAACACGCACCTCGACTCCAACATCAACCATATTTTCACCCTCTATATCTCCATTATGCAGTTTCTCATCACCATTCAAGATGTTATCAATCGCATTTGGCTCTTCATCTTC
This genomic stretch from Quercus robur chromosome 4, dhQueRobu3.1, whole genome shotgun sequence harbors:
- the LOC126721088 gene encoding protein FAR-RED ELONGATED HYPOCOTYL 3 — encoded protein: MDIDLRLPSGEHDKEDEEPNAIDNILNGDEKLHNGDIEGENMVDVGVEVRVEDGGDLNSPIVDMGVFKEDTNLEPLSGMEFESHGEAYSFYQEYARSMGFNTAIQNSRRSKTSREFIDAKFACSRYGTKREYDKSYNRPRARQNKPDSENATGRRSCSKTDCKASMHVKRRPDGKWVIHSFVKEHNHELLPAQAVSEQTRKMYAAMARQFAEYKNVVGLKNDPKNPFDKGRNLALETGDAKILLDFFIQMQNINSNFFYAIDLGEDQRLKSLFWVDAKSRHDYNTFSDVVSFDTTYVRNKYKMPLALFIGVNQHYQFMLLGCALISDESVTTFSWLMQTWLKAMGGQAPKVLITDHDKAMKSAVLEVFPDTRHCFCLWHILGKVSENLGHTMKRHESFMAKFEKCIHRSWTNEEFEKRWWKILERFELKEDEWMQSLYDDRKLWVPTYMKDVCLAGMSTVQRSESVNSFFDKFVHKKTTVQEFVKQYELILQDRYEEEAKADSDTWNKQPTLKSPSPLEKSVSVVYTHAVFKKFQAELLGVVACHPKKERQDEAITTFRVQEFDRSQDFMVIWNEMKSEISCICRLYEYKGYLCRHAMIVLQICGLSAIPSQYILKRWTKDAKSRHLLGEVSELVQSRMQRYNDICQRAMKLSEEGSLSQESYSLAIRTLDEAFGSCVSMNNSSKSLTEVGTSDTHGLLCIEEDNQSRSMGRTNKKKNPTKKRKVNSESDVMTVSTQDSLQQMDKLSSRAVTLDSYYGTQQSMQGMVQLNLMAPTRDTYYGNQQTIQGLGQLNSIAPSHDGYYNAQQSMHGLGQMDFFRTPTGFTYGIRDDPNVRAAQLHDDASRHA